The [Bacillus] selenitireducens MLS10 genome includes a region encoding these proteins:
- a CDS encoding putative bifunctional diguanylate cyclase/phosphodiesterase, giving the protein MKINLSVKRFILGLILFILFYYLWILVFSDHTVMYLAGISLLNTIALIFGLFWLFFSYRQAEGPKRYVWFLLIMSFISIMISSIYFFYAVLTLDGALPFPNAGDFLTFVRYILVMTAVVMIIRISGKRAEVNRFLFNILLFTAVVLTLSWPIYFEPLFNMHRDDTEALVTAVMYPTVIMMTLFVSLSLLYFTQYSANKLMMTLLTAGLLFQITGDIAVASSLMYNWADQPVWYHHLLVPSYALAWLLIGYAGLYGETTKFDRLFSERQLTYKNGNMVAYGSVTLLIALYFISPSEVIRNGLVFILLLIVIRQYFVLRENRRLNDELESLVEQKTGDLQKALNKMEHVAKYDHLTGLPNRRMIVNELEMLIDASEKKNETFALLFIDMDRFKTVNDTLGHKAGDELLKQVAEKLKQSVRDADKIGRYGGDEFIILLKDVDEKEIRQVATRIKHTFIHAFNLEGKAFYTSPSIGVSMYPEDGTSAIDLIKYADIAMYDAKSSGGVHYRMYQTMSADVHRKLLLEDEIRSVVPENDLYVMYQPVHKIDTGELTGFEALMRWRHPEMGEIMPGEFIGVADETGMIVPMGRWIMEEASKQLQFWNRKGIRHISISINLSSRQLYDPDFLSMLREVLATKEIEAGQLELELTERGIYNEDQLKEILLEVKKLGISVVLDDFGTERSSMTMLNRFPFDRIKVDQSVFQATETNEDAQSLLLSILDAAKHFGLEVVAEGIEHIYHMKLARELGFDTGQGYYYNKPLLAEKAEQLLFQSIKTNE; this is encoded by the coding sequence ATGAAAATCAATTTGAGTGTCAAAAGGTTCATTTTAGGACTTATTCTGTTTATCCTGTTCTATTATTTGTGGATCCTGGTTTTCTCTGATCATACTGTTATGTACCTTGCAGGGATCAGTTTGTTAAATACGATTGCTCTTATTTTTGGTTTGTTTTGGCTTTTTTTTTCGTATCGACAGGCTGAGGGGCCAAAACGTTATGTCTGGTTCCTTTTGATCATGAGTTTTATCAGTATTATGATCAGCAGCATTTATTTTTTCTATGCAGTTCTGACGCTGGACGGTGCGTTGCCATTTCCGAACGCGGGCGATTTTTTAACTTTTGTAAGGTATATTCTTGTGATGACTGCTGTTGTCATGATTATTCGGATATCAGGAAAACGTGCCGAAGTAAACCGGTTTCTTTTTAACATTCTGCTCTTTACTGCGGTTGTCCTGACACTCAGTTGGCCAATATACTTTGAACCGCTTTTCAACATGCACAGGGATGATACAGAAGCTCTTGTTACGGCTGTTATGTATCCGACAGTGATCATGATGACACTGTTTGTTTCATTAAGTCTGCTTTATTTCACACAATACAGTGCCAATAAACTGATGATGACACTCCTCACTGCCGGTCTATTATTTCAGATTACCGGAGATATCGCAGTTGCCTCTTCACTGATGTACAATTGGGCAGATCAGCCTGTTTGGTATCACCATCTCTTGGTTCCATCTTATGCTTTAGCATGGCTTTTGATTGGATACGCGGGACTATACGGTGAGACAACCAAGTTTGACAGGCTTTTTTCTGAACGGCAGTTGACGTATAAAAACGGGAATATGGTTGCTTATGGAAGTGTCACACTTCTAATCGCACTTTATTTTATCAGTCCTTCTGAAGTGATTCGAAATGGGCTGGTTTTCATCCTGCTTCTTATCGTTATCAGACAATATTTTGTTCTTCGAGAGAACAGAAGACTGAATGATGAGCTTGAAAGCCTTGTTGAACAGAAAACAGGAGATCTGCAGAAAGCGTTAAACAAAATGGAACATGTGGCAAAGTATGATCACCTGACCGGACTGCCAAATCGAAGAATGATTGTAAATGAGCTGGAGATGCTGATTGATGCGTCAGAAAAAAAGAATGAGACATTTGCACTGCTCTTTATTGATATGGACCGCTTTAAAACAGTTAACGATACCCTCGGTCATAAAGCAGGGGATGAACTTCTTAAGCAGGTTGCAGAAAAATTGAAGCAAAGTGTTCGAGATGCCGATAAAATCGGGAGGTATGGTGGAGATGAGTTCATTATCCTTTTGAAGGATGTAGATGAAAAAGAAATCCGGCAGGTCGCGACTCGTATTAAACATACATTTATACATGCATTTAATCTCGAAGGAAAAGCCTTCTATACATCCCCGAGCATCGGGGTCAGTATGTATCCTGAAGACGGTACATCTGCGATTGATTTAATCAAGTATGCGGATATTGCCATGTACGATGCCAAATCCAGTGGAGGCGTCCATTATCGCATGTATCAAACGATGTCTGCGGATGTTCACAGAAAACTGCTTCTTGAAGATGAGATCAGGTCTGTCGTTCCCGAAAATGATCTGTACGTGATGTATCAGCCTGTGCATAAAATCGACACAGGAGAATTAACCGGTTTTGAAGCGCTGATGCGCTGGCGTCATCCCGAAATGGGTGAGATAATGCCTGGTGAATTTATAGGTGTTGCCGATGAAACTGGTATGATTGTCCCTATGGGTCGTTGGATTATGGAAGAGGCGTCAAAGCAACTGCAATTTTGGAACAGAAAAGGGATTCGTCATATTTCGATTTCAATTAACCTTTCGAGCAGACAACTTTATGATCCGGATTTTCTTTCCATGTTAAGAGAAGTACTCGCAACAAAAGAGATTGAAGCTGGTCAGCTTGAACTCGAACTGACGGAGCGAGGTATTTATAATGAAGACCAATTAAAAGAGATTTTGCTCGAGGTAAAGAAACTGGGAATCAGTGTGGTACTAGATGACTTTGGCACGGAACGCTCATCCATGACTATGCTGAATCGCTTTCCTTTTGACCGGATTAAAGTTGATCAATCTGTTTTTCAGGCTACAGAGACAAATGAGGATGCTCAATCTCTTTTATTATCGATTCTTGATGCAGCAAAGCACTTTGGTCTCGAGGTTGTGGCTGAAGGAATTGAGCATATTTATCATATGAAACTCGCCAGGGAACTGGGTTTTGATACGGGTCAGGGGTACTATTACAATAAGCCGTTACTTGCGGAAAAAGCGGAGCAACTGCTGTTTCAATCAATAAAAACAAATGAGTGA